TCGGTCTCGGTGTCCAGGGCCGAGGTGGCCTCGTCGAGGATCACCACCCGCGGATCGGACAAGACCATGCGCGCCACCGCGAGACGCTGGCGCTGGCCGCCGGAGAGGCGCACGCCCTGGCGCCCCACCACGGTGTCCAGGCCGCGGGGCAACTCGGCCATGAAGTCCCGCAGCTGGGCGATCCCCAGAGCGCGGTGGAGTTCCTGGTCGGAAGCCTGCCGCCCCAGGGTGAGGTTGGCGCGGATGGTGTCGTTGAACAGCGCCGGATGCTGCAGCACCACGGCCACGTTCTCGCGCACCACGTCGAAGCCCACCTGCTCCACCGGCACGCCACCGTAGTACACGGTGCCCGAACGGGACGGGTAGAGTCCCACCAGCACCTGCACCAGGGTGGACTTGCCGCCGCCGCTCGCCCCCACCAGGGCCACCTTCTCGCCCGGCTGGATGCTGAGGGATACGCCATCCAGCACGCGCGGACCATCGCCGTAGGCGAAGGTCACATCGGCCACTCGTATACCCACGGTACGCCGGCCGGCGAAGGGGTCGCTGTGGCTGGGGTACACCGGTTCCGGCTCCAGGGTCAGCAGTTCGTTGATGCGCCCCAGGGCCGCCTTCGCCCCATAATAGGAATACTGCATGTTCAGCAGTTCCTGCACCGGGGACATCATGAACCACAGGTAGCCGAACACCGCCATCATCTGGCCCACGGACAGGTCGGAGAACACCACCATCAACATGCTGACGGCCCGAAATACCTCGAAGCCCAAGAGGAACACCAGGAATGACATGCGGTTGGCGGCATCGCTGCGCCAATGGAAGGTGATGCCGTGGTCCCTCACCTCTCGGGCCATGTCCACCACCCGCCCGAGATAATGGCGCTCGCGGTTGCTGGCCCGGATCTGCTGAATGGCGTCCAGGGCCTCCGTGAGGGACTCCTGGAACACCTCGAAGGCCTTGTTCTCGCGCTTCTTCAGTTCCTTGACCCGCCCGCCCAGCACCACGGTGAAATAGATCACCAGCGGGTTCATGAAGAGGATGAACAGCGCCAGGGGCCAGTGGATCCACAGCAGCACTACGGCGGTGCCGATGATGGTAAGCACGGCGATGAGCACCTTGCCGACGGAGGTGCCCAGGAACTCGTCCACCGACTCGATATCGGTGACGAAGTGGGAACTGACGCGGCCGCTGCCCATGGTCTCGTAGGAGGCTAGGGACACCCGCTCCATGCGCTGCAGCAACTCCCGGCGCAGGCGGTAGGTCACGTCCTTGGCGATGACGGTGAACTCGCGGGTCTGCCATACCGCCAGCATGGTAGCGCCGAAGCGCAGGCCCATGGTCACCACCATGATGGTGAGGATATAGAGCACCGGCCCGTGGAGTCCCGCCGGGAAAACGGCCTGGATGGCCCCCACGATGGCCCCCGGCTGGTCCAGCAGCACTTCGTCCACCATCAGGGGCATCAGCAGCGGCATGGGGATGGACAGGGCCGCTGAGATGATGGCGATGACGTGGGCGAACACCAGCTCGCGCCGGTGACGCAGGATCCCCTCCATGAGGTAGCGCCAGTCGTAACGGCGCTCGCCGGAGGCAGCCGGATCGTGGTCAGCCATGGGGATACCGACCGCAGGGCCATGGCAGCACCTGGGGGCCCCGGCCCATGGTGGGAAGTGTGCCGGGCAAGCGGCGCACGACAAGGCTGGACCCCGGGCCGCTCACGGCAGATGGAGGGTGAACACGCCCCCGCCAAGCCCCCCGCCATTGCCGAGTTCCATGGTACCCCTGGAACCCCGGTGCTCATGACCGGCCATCACCCGGGACGCGAAATAGAGACCGAGACCGGTGCTGGAGTTGCGGAAATTCATGGCATGGGCCTCGGGTCCCACCATCTCGATGATGGATTGGGGATAGCCCTCGCCATCGTCCTCCACCCGCATGGCCAACCACTCCCCCTCCAGCTTCGCGGACAGCCGGACCCGCCGCCGGGCATAGCGCACGAGGTTGTTGAGGGCATTACGCACCACGCCCATGACCAGATTGTCGTCGAACACCCACACCAGATCGTCGTCACAGTCGATGTCCACGGTGAGGCCGCCGGTGACAAACACGGACTCGAACTCGAAAAAGGCCTCGTGGAGAAAGTCCGCCACCGCCACCTGGCGCGGATTGACGGCGAATTCGCCCCGCCCCATGCGGTAGAGGGCCAGGAGTTGAACCAGGTGATTGTTCAGCCGGCGCGCCTCGGCCTGCACCGGATGGAGCTCCTGCTGCATCGCCGGCATGGTCGTTTCCACCCGTTGGCTAAAGCCGTCGATGGCGTTGATGAGCGTCCCCAGGGAGTTCTTCATGTCGTGGATGGTGGAGGCCAGGATGGTCTCGAAGTCGGGCCCGGGCGGCTGGTCAGTCATGGCAAACCGCCTCCTCAAGACCCGCCCGCGGCGGCGGCCAGCTTTTCCAGGCGCTCCCTGACCGAACGGTACTTGGCGTTGTCGGGGTCCACCTTCGCCACCCGTTCGAGGTAGCGCTCAGCCTCCGCGAGGAGCTTCTGATCTACGCCCTTGTCCCGCATCTCGATCACCAGCACCTGGGCGGCGTTGAGGTTCACCACGCGATTGGCCGGCATGCCCTCGGCGGCGTCCCGGAACAGGGCGATGGCCTCACCGAGCTTGCCGGCGCGGGCCAGGTCCACCCCCTCGTTGTTGAGGCGGATGAGCTGGTCCTGGGTGGCATCCACCATGGCGCTGCCCCGCTCCCGCAGCCCGGCCTCGGCGAACACCGATTTGACCTCCGCCAGCAGGGCCTCGTCCTCGTGATTGTTGCGTACCAGCTCCTCGAGGAGATGGGCTGCGGCATCGGCCTTGCCTTCTTCGAACAGGCGGCGGGCATCATCGAGGGACGAATGGCGCGCATCCGCCGGCTCGCCGGCGGCCGGTTCCACCGCCGC
The Gammaproteobacteria bacterium DNA segment above includes these coding regions:
- a CDS encoding ABC transporter ATP-binding protein, which produces MEGILRHRRELVFAHVIAIISAALSIPMPLLMPLMVDEVLLDQPGAIVGAIQAVFPAGLHGPVLYILTIMVVTMGLRFGATMLAVWQTREFTVIAKDVTYRLRRELLQRMERVSLASYETMGSGRVSSHFVTDIESVDEFLGTSVGKVLIAVLTIIGTAVVLLWIHWPLALFILFMNPLVIYFTVVLGGRVKELKKRENKAFEVFQESLTEALDAIQQIRASNRERHYLGRVVDMAREVRDHGITFHWRSDAANRMSFLVFLLGFEVFRAVSMLMVVFSDLSVGQMMAVFGYLWFMMSPVQELLNMQYSYYGAKAALGRINELLTLEPEPVYPSHSDPFAGRRTVGIRVADVTFAYGDGPRVLDGVSLSIQPGEKVALVGASGGGKSTLVQVLVGLYPSRSGTVYYGGVPVEQVGFDVVRENVAVVLQHPALFNDTIRANLTLGRQASDQELHRALGIAQLRDFMAELPRGLDTVVGRQGVRLSGGQRQRLAVARMVLSDPRVVILDEATSALDTETEARLHDALHRFLEGRTTLIVAHRLSAVKQADRVYVFESGRIIEQGGHRELMESGGLYAKLYGDYQTA
- a CDS encoding HAMP domain-containing sensor histidine kinase, translated to MTDQPPGPDFETILASTIHDMKNSLGTLINAIDGFSQRVETTMPAMQQELHPVQAEARRLNNHLVQLLALYRMGRGEFAVNPRQVAVADFLHEAFFEFESVFVTGGLTVDIDCDDDLVWVFDDNLVMGVVRNALNNLVRYARRRVRLSAKLEGEWLAMRVEDDGEGYPQSIIEMVGPEAHAMNFRNSSTGLGLYFASRVMAGHEHRGSRGTMELGNGGGLGGGVFTLHLP